CGGCTGCACGCGAGTCGGACCCGGCTCTCCACCGTCCCTTCGACCTCGATCATCTCGCCGACGCGAACAAGCCTTAGCCGCGTCTGCAGCGGCGCGATGAAAACACATTCCTCCGCCGCGGCGGCTTCCACCGCGGTCGGGTAAGATGCAGCCGCCTCTTCCGACTCGAGATCCAGGCCCTCATCTTTTATTTCGTCGATACGAATGCGCAAAGACCAACGTCCTCAAGGCCGCCTGAAAGCGGCTAGTATAAAGACTGCCCCCCGATTGTCAAGGGAAAACAAGCCGGGCCGCCCTACCCTTGGAGAGGGTTTTCTATTAGCCTATTCAAGGTAAATTTGCAAGCGATTAATTTCCCCCGAAAACGCGCACGACTTGCTTTCTGCGGGTCCATAAGGTAGAAAGGTCCAACTCTCGAGAACGAGGAGAATATGCCCACTGCCCGTACCCTGAGGGCCTTCGGCCGCCTGCTGGAAATCGTGGCCACCCTGCGTTCGCCTGAAGGCTGCCCGTGGGATGCCGAGCAGACCCCCGAAAGCCTCAAACCCTACCTGCTGGAAGAAACCTACGAGGTCCTGGAAGCCATCGATGGCGGCGAACCGTCCGCCATCTGCGATGAGTTGGGAGACCTGCTGCTGCAGGTCATATTCCAGGCCCGTCTTTTCGAGGAACGCCAGGCCTTTGACGTGGGCGACGTGGCGGACGCCATCGCCGACAAGCTGATCCGGCGCCATCCTCATGTTTTCGCCGAGCGTCGGCAGAGCTCCATCGAGGCCCTCGATGCTCAGTGGGACCGGATCAAGGCCAGGGAAAAGGAGCGGCGGGGAGAGTTTCCGACGCTGTTGGGCGGGGTCCCCCGGCACCTGCCGGCCCTGCTGCGCGCCCGTAAACTCTCGGAGAAGGCGAGCCGGGTCGGTTTTGACT
This genomic window from Desulfuromonadales bacterium contains:
- the mazG gene encoding nucleoside triphosphate pyrophosphohydrolase, whose amino-acid sequence is MPTARTLRAFGRLLEIVATLRSPEGCPWDAEQTPESLKPYLLEETYEVLEAIDGGEPSAICDELGDLLLQVIFQARLFEERQAFDVGDVADAIADKLIRRHPHVFAERRQSSIEALDAQWDRIKAREKERRGEFPTLLGGVPRHLPALLRARKLSEKASRVGFDWPAVDGIFAKIEEELEEFKDALQHADQQAMADELGDLLFSIVNLGRFLNIDAEEALRQTANRFVARFGHIEATLAERGRTLQQSSPEEMDSLWNEAKRREREKRGEPAKS